The following coding sequences are from one Azospirillum humicireducens window:
- a CDS encoding extracellular solute-binding protein, with the protein MWRKSATGSEGTYSLRRRLFIRLLGVLAVLTGGLFLFVDAYARRAADAAFDRLLAASALSIADTVRVQDGRFLVDLPYSSLSILAQGGEEQGGGRDRLFYRIVAPDGSPVTGYDDLPVTAKSGTSVRPQFTDATYRGARVRVATLDRFVAQPGLAGWVTIAVAQTREERQALARDILANAFLPIVFAMLAVAGLVWFGIRQALAPLGSLERALRDRHARDLSPIAMPPPQEVSQLVHAINQLMERLKANLDTMQTFLADAAHQIRTPLASLRLQAELAADEHDPAALRRIAQRVHRNAAEASQLTSQLLNHAMVMHRSEALNPEDVDIGALLEQVIQRARPVAGATPIRLEVDPAAEPGLVPGDAISLREALANLVDNAVKYAGAARQDGAAGAIEVSLARRPDDRGLRIEVADRGPGIPDAEKAGVLTRFGRGSSAAGVAGSGLGLAIVHSVTEAHGAALSLLDRPGGGLVARIDFPGARANDATASEPVTVPSGGRAALLALAFAAATALWSPQQAAAQTAPQTITYPAPGTARDRLRIHAATDRQAMEPLVLDFQRAHPDITVEYVDVGTSELYARAVKDAETDKPDLLISSAADLQIKLVNDGHTQPHIPAGSQFLPGWANWRNEAFGFTFEPAVIAYDRNRLAADRVPRTRDALIRLLREERALYGRLVATYDVTVSGIGYLLASHDALLFSQYWQLVGLMGNAQVRTACCSADLLDMVERGEALIAYNVLGSYARARVAAGAPIGIVMPEDYTLVISRVAVIPKSAPRPGLAGLFIDYLLSTRGQEVVADGSALYALSSSVTREASAAGLRSSTVAQLQPITLSAALLVFLDPLKRGAFLQQWRSAVQLP; encoded by the coding sequence ATGTGGCGGAAATCCGCAACGGGGAGTGAGGGAACCTATTCGCTGCGCCGGCGCCTGTTCATCCGGCTGCTCGGCGTGCTGGCGGTTCTGACCGGCGGCCTTTTCCTGTTCGTCGACGCCTATGCCCGCCGCGCCGCCGACGCCGCCTTCGACCGCCTGCTGGCGGCCTCCGCCCTGTCCATCGCCGACACGGTGCGGGTCCAGGACGGACGGTTCCTGGTCGATCTGCCCTATTCCTCGCTCAGCATCCTGGCGCAAGGCGGTGAGGAGCAGGGTGGCGGGCGCGACCGGCTGTTCTACCGCATCGTCGCGCCGGATGGATCGCCGGTCACCGGGTACGACGACCTGCCGGTGACAGCCAAGTCCGGCACCAGCGTCCGCCCGCAATTCACCGACGCCACCTACCGCGGCGCGCGGGTCCGCGTCGCCACGCTCGACCGCTTCGTGGCGCAGCCTGGGCTCGCCGGCTGGGTCACCATCGCCGTCGCCCAGACGCGGGAGGAGCGGCAGGCCTTGGCGCGCGACATCCTCGCCAACGCCTTCCTGCCCATCGTCTTCGCCATGCTCGCGGTGGCCGGGCTGGTGTGGTTCGGCATCCGGCAGGCGCTGGCACCGCTCGGCTCGCTGGAGCGCGCCCTGCGCGACCGCCACGCCCGCGACCTCTCCCCCATCGCCATGCCGCCGCCGCAGGAGGTGTCGCAGCTCGTCCACGCGATCAACCAGCTGATGGAGCGGCTGAAGGCGAACCTGGACACCATGCAGACCTTCCTGGCCGACGCCGCCCACCAGATCCGCACCCCGCTTGCCAGCCTGCGGCTGCAGGCCGAACTTGCCGCCGACGAGCACGACCCCGCCGCCCTGCGCCGCATCGCCCAGCGCGTCCACCGCAACGCGGCGGAGGCAAGCCAGCTCACCAGCCAGCTGTTGAACCACGCCATGGTGATGCATCGCAGCGAAGCCTTGAACCCCGAGGATGTGGACATCGGCGCCCTGCTGGAACAGGTGATCCAGCGGGCACGGCCGGTCGCCGGAGCGACGCCGATCCGGTTGGAGGTCGACCCCGCGGCCGAACCGGGTCTGGTTCCCGGCGACGCCATCAGCCTGCGCGAGGCACTGGCCAACCTCGTGGACAATGCGGTGAAATATGCCGGGGCGGCGAGACAGGACGGGGCCGCCGGCGCCATCGAGGTGTCGCTGGCCCGCCGGCCGGACGACCGCGGCCTGCGCATCGAGGTGGCCGACCGCGGTCCCGGCATTCCGGACGCGGAGAAGGCCGGCGTGCTGACCCGGTTCGGACGCGGCAGTTCGGCGGCAGGCGTAGCCGGCAGCGGTCTGGGGCTGGCCATCGTCCACTCCGTCACCGAGGCGCATGGCGCCGCCCTGTCGCTGCTCGACCGTCCGGGCGGCGGGCTGGTGGCGCGGATCGACTTCCCCGGCGCACGCGCCAACGACGCCACCGCATCCGAACCCGTCACCGTCCCGTCCGGCGGCCGGGCGGCATTGCTTGCCCTGGCCTTCGCCGCAGCGACCGCCCTCTGGTCGCCCCAGCAGGCGGCTGCGCAAACGGCACCGCAGACCATCACCTATCCGGCCCCCGGCACGGCGCGGGACCGGCTGCGCATCCACGCTGCAACCGACCGTCAGGCGATGGAGCCGCTGGTCCTCGACTTCCAGCGCGCGCATCCGGACATCACGGTGGAGTATGTCGACGTCGGCACGTCCGAACTGTACGCCCGTGCGGTCAAGGATGCCGAAACGGACAAGCCGGACCTGCTGATCAGCTCCGCCGCCGACCTTCAGATCAAGCTGGTGAATGACGGCCACACCCAGCCCCACATTCCGGCCGGCAGCCAGTTCCTGCCGGGCTGGGCCAACTGGCGGAACGAAGCCTTCGGCTTCACCTTCGAGCCGGCGGTGATCGCCTACGACCGCAACCGCCTGGCCGCCGACCGGGTGCCGCGCACCCGCGACGCGCTGATCCGGCTGCTGCGCGAGGAGCGCGCCCTGTACGGCCGGCTGGTCGCCACCTACGACGTCACCGTCAGCGGCATCGGCTATCTGCTGGCCTCGCACGACGCGCTGCTGTTCAGCCAATACTGGCAACTCGTGGGATTGATGGGCAACGCCCAGGTGCGGACGGCCTGCTGCAGCGCCGACCTTCTCGACATGGTCGAGCGGGGCGAGGCGCTGATCGCCTACAATGTCCTGGGGTCCTACGCGCGGGCACGGGTGGCGGCGGGCGCCCCCATCGGCATCGTGATGCCGGAGGACTACACGCTGGTCATCTCGCGCGTGGCGGTGATTCCGAAATCGGCCCCCCGCCCCGGTCTGGCCGGCCTGTTCATCGATTACCTGCTGTCCACCCGCGGACAGGAGGTGGTCGCCGACGGCTCCGCCCTCTACGCACTGTCCTCCTCGGTGACCCGCGAGGCCTCCGCCGCCGGCCTGCGCTCCAGCACCGTGGCGCAGCTGCAGCCGATCACGCTCAGCGCGGCGCTGCTGGTCTTCCTCGACCCGCTCAAACGCGGGGCCTTCCTGCAGCAATGGCGGTCGGCGGTGCAGCTGCCCTGA
- a CDS encoding tripartite tricarboxylate transporter permease, with the protein MDTLAALGHGFLVALTPYNLLWSAIGVTVGTAVGVLPGIGPALTVALLLPVTYHLEPTSAFIMFAGIYYGAMYGGSTTSILLNAPGESGSIVTAIDGHAMARQGRGAQALATAAIGSFIAGTIATAALTFVAPLMVKMALLFGPAEYFALMVLALTTVTAVLGDSLARGLGSLFLGLALGLVGIDMQTGQARLAFGVPELLDGIDTVVVAVGLFAVGETLYVASRFRFEREEVYALKGSKWMSREDWSRSWKPWLRGTLLGFPIGALPAGGSEIPTFLSYLVEKRLAKKPEEFGHGAIEAVAGPEAANNASAAGVLAPLLSLGLPTSATAAIMLAAFQQYGLQPGPTLFDSTPELVWGMIASLYVGNVLLLLLNLPLVGMWVKLLVIPRPWLYAGILVFSTLGAYTLNNNVIDLVILWVIGLVGFGMRVLNVPVAPCVVGLILGPLAEQQFRRALAISQGDATVFITHPISAALLAVAVLLVVGPLVMRRRNRAAASDPAGKTSTV; encoded by the coding sequence ATGGACACCCTCGCCGCGCTCGGCCACGGATTTCTCGTGGCGCTGACGCCCTACAACCTGCTGTGGTCGGCCATCGGTGTCACCGTGGGCACGGCGGTCGGCGTCCTGCCCGGCATCGGCCCGGCGCTCACCGTGGCTCTGCTGCTGCCGGTCACCTACCATCTGGAGCCGACCTCCGCCTTCATCATGTTCGCCGGCATCTATTACGGCGCCATGTATGGCGGCTCCACCACCTCGATCCTGCTGAACGCGCCGGGCGAGTCGGGCAGCATCGTCACCGCAATCGACGGCCATGCCATGGCCCGGCAGGGCCGCGGCGCCCAGGCTCTCGCCACCGCCGCCATCGGATCCTTCATCGCCGGCACCATCGCCACCGCGGCGCTGACCTTCGTGGCGCCCTTGATGGTGAAGATGGCGCTCCTGTTCGGCCCGGCCGAATATTTCGCCCTGATGGTGCTGGCGCTGACCACCGTCACCGCGGTGCTCGGCGATTCCCTGGCCCGCGGGCTGGGCAGCCTGTTCCTCGGGTTGGCGCTGGGGCTGGTCGGCATCGACATGCAGACCGGTCAGGCGCGGCTGGCCTTCGGCGTGCCGGAGTTGCTGGACGGCATCGACACCGTCGTCGTCGCGGTCGGCCTGTTCGCGGTGGGCGAGACGCTCTACGTCGCCTCGCGCTTCCGCTTCGAGCGGGAGGAGGTCTATGCGCTGAAGGGCTCCAAATGGATGAGCCGCGAGGACTGGTCGCGCTCCTGGAAGCCCTGGCTGCGCGGCACCCTGCTGGGCTTCCCCATCGGCGCCCTGCCGGCGGGCGGCAGCGAAATCCCGACCTTCCTGTCCTATCTCGTCGAAAAGCGTCTGGCGAAGAAGCCGGAGGAATTCGGCCACGGCGCCATCGAGGCGGTGGCCGGACCGGAAGCCGCCAACAACGCTTCCGCCGCCGGCGTGCTGGCGCCGCTGCTGTCGCTCGGCCTGCCGACCTCGGCCACCGCGGCGATCATGCTGGCCGCCTTCCAGCAATATGGCCTGCAGCCCGGCCCGACGCTGTTCGACAGCACCCCGGAACTGGTCTGGGGCATGATCGCCAGCCTCTATGTCGGCAATGTTCTGCTGCTGCTGCTGAACCTGCCGCTGGTGGGGATGTGGGTGAAGCTGCTGGTCATCCCGCGGCCCTGGCTCTATGCCGGCATCCTGGTCTTCTCCACGCTGGGCGCCTACACGCTGAACAACAACGTGATCGATCTGGTCATCCTGTGGGTGATCGGGCTGGTCGGCTTCGGCATGCGGGTGCTGAACGTGCCGGTGGCGCCCTGTGTCGTCGGGCTGATCCTGGGGCCGCTGGCCGAACAGCAGTTCCGCCGCGCGCTCGCCATCAGCCAGGGTGACGCCACGGTGTTCATCACCCATCCGATTTCCGCCGCACTGCTCGCCGTCGCCGTGCTGCTGGTGGTCGGTCCGCTTGTGATGCGCCGCCGCAACCGCGCCGCCGCATCCGACCCTGCCGGCAAGACCTCGACGGTCTGA
- the btsR gene encoding two-component system response regulator BtsR, with product MINVLIVDDEPLARKELRRVLSKATDITVVGECSNAIDAIGVINREKPDVVLLDIQMPRVSGIEMLSMLDHEKMPHIVFLTAYDEYAVQAFEQHAFDYLLKPVNQARLDKTLQRLRRDREPQKIDQLPGANQLRQIPCFGQHHVQLVRMEEVEHVASGVSGVYVVSTDGTERPTELPLHILQDRTPLLRCHRQYLVNTDCIEKINFLENGLAEISTKRGHVIPVSRRFFPQIKERLGIL from the coding sequence ATGATCAACGTGCTCATCGTCGATGACGAACCGCTGGCCCGCAAGGAGCTTCGCCGCGTTCTCTCGAAGGCAACCGACATCACCGTCGTCGGGGAATGCAGCAACGCCATCGACGCCATCGGCGTGATCAACCGGGAAAAGCCGGACGTCGTGCTCCTGGACATCCAGATGCCGCGGGTGAGCGGCATCGAGATGCTGAGCATGCTCGACCACGAAAAGATGCCGCACATCGTCTTCCTGACGGCCTACGACGAGTATGCGGTGCAGGCGTTCGAACAGCATGCCTTCGATTACCTGCTGAAGCCGGTCAATCAGGCCCGTCTCGACAAGACCCTGCAGCGTCTTCGCCGCGACCGCGAGCCGCAGAAGATCGACCAGCTTCCGGGCGCCAACCAGCTCCGGCAGATCCCGTGCTTCGGGCAGCATCATGTGCAGCTCGTGCGCATGGAGGAAGTCGAGCATGTGGCGTCGGGCGTCAGCGGCGTCTATGTGGTTTCCACCGACGGCACCGAACGGCCGACGGAGCTTCCCCTGCACATCCTTCAGGACCGGACGCCACTCCTGCGCTGCCACCGTCAATATCTGGTCAACACCGACTGCATCGAGAAGATCAACTTCCTGGAGAACGGACTGGCGGAGATCAGCACGAAGCGCGGTCATGTCATTCCCGTGAGCCGGCGCTTCTTCCCGCAGATCAAGGAGCGGCTCGGCATCCTGTGA
- a CDS encoding response regulator transcription factor, with translation MRILVVEDTEDLADAIVRGLRKLGYAVDWAADGHEAEELLRREPYQLVLLDIMLPGIDGPALLAQLRRRRNATPVLMMTARSQVDVKIDLLDLGADDFIVKPFDLRELEARCRALLRRSHGMASSRTEFGNILFDAAAKLVQVEGRPVELGAREFRLLELFLGNLGAVMSKEDLMDRLFSLDQPTALNAIELYVSRLRRKMQGSSMEIRTVRGLGYVAEIRNGE, from the coding sequence ATGCGCATTCTCGTCGTCGAAGACACCGAGGATCTGGCCGACGCCATCGTTCGTGGCCTGCGCAAGCTGGGCTATGCGGTGGATTGGGCAGCCGACGGCCATGAGGCGGAGGAGCTGCTGCGGCGGGAGCCCTACCAGCTCGTCCTGCTTGACATCATGCTGCCGGGCATCGACGGGCCGGCGCTGCTGGCCCAGCTGCGCCGGCGCCGCAACGCGACCCCGGTGCTGATGATGACCGCCCGGTCCCAGGTGGACGTGAAGATCGACCTGCTCGACCTCGGCGCCGACGACTTCATCGTCAAGCCCTTCGATCTGCGCGAACTGGAGGCGCGCTGCCGGGCGCTGCTGCGCCGCTCCCACGGCATGGCGTCGTCGCGCACCGAATTCGGCAACATCCTGTTCGACGCCGCCGCCAAGCTGGTGCAGGTCGAGGGCCGGCCGGTCGAGCTGGGCGCGCGCGAGTTCCGGCTGCTGGAGCTGTTTCTCGGCAATCTCGGCGCGGTGATGTCGAAGGAGGACCTGATGGACCGCCTGTTCAGCCTGGACCAGCCCACCGCGCTGAACGCCATCGAGTTGTACGTCTCGCGGCTGCGGCGCAAGATGCAGGGATCGTCGATGGAGATCCGCACGGTTCGGGGGCTGGGATATGTGGCGGAAATCCGCAACGGGGAGTGA
- a CDS encoding serine/threonine transporter produces the protein MVSISTESTRLGNPPLPWTKHDTMWMLGLFGTAIGAGTLFLPINAGLGGFWPLAVMAVIAFPMTYLAHRGLCRFILSSSKPGSDITEVVTEHFGATAGKLITLLYFFTILPILLIYGVGLTNTVQSFMVHQLGMVPPPRILLSLGLILGLMGVIKLGEQMVVRVMSWLVYPFVLVLMGIGLYLAPDWNGAILDQVPTAGQFSLTLWLSIPALVFSFNHSPAISRFVVAQQNQYGEEAEAQSTRIEKYAVVMMVLVVMFFVFSCVFSLSPQELADAKAQNISILSYLGNKFDNPLMAFLTPAVAFVAITKSFFGHYLGAREGLNGLISQQLRSQGKAVNLKAINSFSALFMVAAVWIAATLNPSILGMIESLCGPIIAALLFIMPMYAIRKVPAMRKYAGQPGNVVVIFIGSVAMSAILYSLLSL, from the coding sequence ATGGTCAGCATCTCAACGGAATCCACAAGGCTTGGCAATCCTCCTCTGCCGTGGACCAAGCATGACACCATGTGGATGCTTGGGCTTTTCGGAACAGCTATTGGCGCAGGCACGCTTTTTCTCCCCATCAATGCCGGTCTCGGCGGCTTCTGGCCGCTGGCGGTGATGGCGGTCATCGCCTTTCCGATGACCTATCTGGCCCACCGGGGCCTGTGCCGCTTCATCCTGTCCTCCTCCAAACCGGGCAGCGACATCACCGAGGTGGTGACCGAGCATTTCGGCGCCACCGCGGGCAAGCTCATCACCCTGCTGTACTTCTTCACCATCCTGCCGATCCTGCTGATCTACGGCGTCGGCCTGACCAACACGGTCCAGAGCTTCATGGTGCATCAGCTGGGCATGGTTCCGCCGCCGCGCATCCTGCTGTCGCTGGGCCTGATCCTCGGGCTGATGGGCGTCATCAAGCTGGGCGAGCAGATGGTCGTCCGGGTCATGAGCTGGCTCGTCTATCCCTTCGTGCTGGTCCTGATGGGCATCGGCCTCTATCTCGCCCCCGACTGGAACGGCGCGATCCTCGATCAGGTCCCGACCGCCGGCCAGTTCAGCCTGACCCTGTGGCTCAGCATCCCGGCCCTGGTCTTCTCCTTCAACCACTCCCCGGCCATCTCGCGCTTCGTCGTCGCCCAGCAGAACCAGTATGGCGAAGAGGCTGAAGCGCAGAGCACCCGCATCGAGAAATATGCGGTCGTCATGATGGTCCTGGTCGTCATGTTCTTCGTCTTCAGCTGCGTCTTCAGCCTCAGCCCGCAGGAACTGGCCGATGCCAAGGCCCAGAACATCTCGATCCTGTCCTATCTCGGCAACAAGTTCGACAACCCGCTGATGGCCTTCCTGACCCCGGCCGTGGCGTTCGTGGCGATCACCAAGTCCTTCTTCGGCCACTATCTCGGCGCCCGTGAAGGCCTGAACGGCCTGATCTCCCAGCAGCTTCGCAGCCAGGGCAAGGCCGTCAACCTCAAGGCGATCAACAGCTTCAGCGCCCTGTTCATGGTCGCCGCCGTCTGGATCGCCGCCACGCTCAACCCCAGCATCCTGGGCATGATCGAATCCCTCTGCGGTCCCATCATCGCCGCCCTGCTCTTCATCATGCCGATGTACGCGATCCGCAAGGTGCCGGCCATGCGCAAATACGCCGGCCAGCCGGGCAACGTGGTGGTGATCTTCATCGGCAGCGTCGCAATGTCCGCCATCCTCTACTCCCTGCTCAGCCTCTGA
- a CDS encoding tripartite tricarboxylate transporter TctB family protein, with protein MTTGRSLRIGEALLGGGLFALGALIAVETMLTPSAGRGVVGPALFPYLISAGLMLVALSLLREAFAGHIAHDGGLELDLRAVMLVAAGLVAQFLLIEYLGWIPAAALLFVAVARAFGNRRFFVNAAFGLVLSGATFVVFNYGLDLNLPIGTVGEWFLPAE; from the coding sequence ATGACCACTGGCCGCAGTTTGCGGATCGGCGAAGCCTTGCTCGGTGGCGGCCTGTTCGCCCTGGGTGCGCTGATCGCCGTCGAGACCATGCTGACCCCGTCCGCCGGCCGCGGCGTCGTCGGCCCTGCCCTGTTCCCCTACTTGATCTCGGCCGGCCTGATGCTGGTCGCCCTGTCGCTGCTGCGCGAGGCCTTCGCCGGTCACATCGCCCATGATGGCGGGCTGGAACTGGACCTGCGGGCGGTGATGCTGGTCGCGGCCGGGCTGGTCGCGCAGTTCCTGCTGATCGAGTATCTCGGCTGGATTCCGGCCGCCGCCCTTCTGTTCGTCGCGGTGGCGCGCGCCTTCGGCAACCGCCGCTTTTTTGTGAACGCCGCATTCGGGCTCGTGCTGTCCGGCGCGACCTTCGTGGTCTTCAATTACGGCCTCGACCTGAACCTGCCGATCGGCACCGTCGGCGAGTGGTTCCTGCCGGCCGAATAA
- a CDS encoding histidine phosphatase family protein, with protein sequence MLNAVIFCRHGETESNLGGWLAGSRDVSLTERGREQAREAAAALVAGRQTVPVVYSSPQRRALETAAVLAEALAVPIVPVAGLEERRWGDLEGGAIPADLLREEVPNGESLSAFGARVTAALDGLPVPADGRPPLIVAHAGTWPVLCRWLGVESALLWPPNASPVTLMRQGARVG encoded by the coding sequence ATGCTGAACGCGGTGATCTTCTGCCGCCATGGCGAGACGGAGAGCAACCTCGGCGGCTGGCTGGCCGGTTCGCGCGACGTGTCGCTGACCGAACGGGGCCGTGAACAGGCGCGCGAGGCCGCCGCGGCTCTGGTCGCCGGGCGGCAGACGGTTCCGGTCGTCTACAGCAGCCCGCAGCGTCGGGCGCTGGAGACGGCGGCCGTCCTGGCCGAGGCCCTGGCGGTTCCGATCGTCCCGGTCGCCGGTCTGGAGGAGCGCCGCTGGGGCGATCTGGAGGGCGGGGCCATCCCCGCCGACCTGTTGCGCGAGGAGGTGCCGAACGGGGAAAGCCTGTCCGCATTCGGCGCCCGCGTCACCGCGGCGCTCGACGGCCTGCCTGTCCCCGCCGACGGCCGCCCGCCCCTGATCGTCGCACATGCCGGCACCTGGCCGGTCCTTTGCCGATGGTTGGGGGTGGAGTCCGCGCTGCTGTGGCCGCCCAACGCGTCGCCTGTGACCCTCATGCGGCAGGGCGCCCGCGTCGGGTGA
- a CDS encoding universal stress protein: MKKVLVPLTGRPLDRRAVASAFLVAERFGAHVEGLSVMPQVEIRTSIESAAIPKALVEQLIRIGQAEQAEVVDAAHQLFDEFRGRHGGVTASWQQATGPLAETVSEEARLADVTVIAQASDGTNAMGPVIEAALFGSGRPLLLAPKAEPATLGATVAVAWDGGAAAARAVATAIPFLHRAGKVVVLSTDTPQESRSADPDRLTGYLALHGIVAIVQRIAVSSGVSRALLENAQALGCDLLVMGGYGHSRVRERVWGGVTLDILREPPTLPILMAH; encoded by the coding sequence ATGAAGAAGGTTCTCGTCCCCCTCACCGGCCGTCCGCTCGACCGCCGCGCCGTCGCCTCCGCCTTCCTGGTCGCCGAACGCTTCGGCGCCCATGTCGAGGGGCTCAGCGTCATGCCGCAGGTGGAAATCCGCACCTCCATCGAAAGCGCCGCCATCCCCAAGGCGCTGGTGGAACAGCTGATCCGCATCGGGCAGGCCGAACAGGCGGAGGTGGTGGACGCCGCCCACCAGCTGTTCGACGAGTTCCGCGGCCGCCATGGCGGCGTCACCGCCTCCTGGCAGCAGGCGACCGGCCCGCTGGCGGAGACCGTGTCGGAGGAGGCGCGTCTGGCCGACGTGACCGTGATCGCCCAGGCTTCCGACGGCACCAACGCCATGGGGCCGGTGATCGAAGCGGCACTGTTCGGCTCCGGCCGTCCGCTCCTGCTGGCACCGAAGGCGGAGCCGGCGACGCTCGGCGCCACGGTCGCCGTCGCCTGGGACGGCGGCGCCGCCGCGGCCCGCGCGGTCGCCACGGCCATTCCCTTCCTTCACCGGGCCGGGAAGGTCGTCGTACTGTCCACCGACACGCCACAGGAGAGCCGTTCGGCCGATCCCGACCGCCTGACCGGCTATCTCGCCCTGCACGGCATCGTCGCCATCGTCCAGCGCATCGCCGTTTCCTCCGGCGTCAGCCGGGCACTGCTGGAGAACGCCCAGGCGCTGGGCTGCGACCTGCTGGTGATGGGCGGCTACGGGCACAGCCGCGTCCGTGAACGGGTGTGGGGCGGCGTGACACTCGACATCCTGCGCGAACCGCCTACCCTGCCGATCCTGATGGCCCATTGA
- a CDS encoding L-serine ammonia-lyase: MISMFDLYKVGIGPSSSHTVGPMRAAKQFVDALRSCGGFDATTRVAVDVYGSLALTGKGHHTDVALMLGLAGNLPDTVVIDTIPAFLQQVRNSHSLPLGQEGKPIDFPPAAITFHRSNLPRHENGMTIQAFDGDRLLLGKTYYSIGGGFVVEDENFGRQSGEEVELPYAYASAAELLDHCRKTGLSFSGLILQNELRLHSHQEIKDYFANIWQTMRACMDRGMTTEGVLPGPMRVPRRAAILRRQLASSEALSRDPMNVVDWVNMFAFAVNEENAAGGRVVTAPTNGACGIVPAVLAYYHNFIKPLDEDACVRFFLASAAIGALYKRNASISGAEVGCQGEVGVACSMAAGGLADLMGGSPEQVCIAAEIAMEHNLGLTCDPVGGQVQIPCIERNAMGAMKAINATRMALHRTSEPLVSLDKVIETMFETGKDMDPKYRETSCGGLAVKVVAQASAQTQDADGVNWAA, encoded by the coding sequence ATGATCAGCATGTTCGACCTCTACAAGGTCGGTATCGGCCCCTCCAGTTCGCACACGGTGGGACCGATGAGGGCAGCCAAGCAGTTCGTGGATGCCCTGCGTTCCTGCGGCGGGTTCGATGCCACGACCCGCGTCGCGGTCGACGTCTACGGGTCTCTGGCGCTGACCGGCAAGGGCCACCACACCGACGTCGCCCTCATGCTCGGCCTCGCCGGCAACCTGCCGGACACCGTCGTCATCGACACCATCCCCGCCTTCCTGCAGCAGGTGCGCAATTCGCACAGCCTGCCGCTGGGTCAGGAGGGCAAGCCGATCGACTTCCCGCCGGCCGCCATCACCTTCCACCGGTCGAACCTGCCCCGGCACGAGAACGGCATGACGATCCAGGCCTTCGACGGCGACCGGCTGCTGCTGGGCAAGACCTATTACTCCATCGGCGGCGGCTTCGTCGTCGAGGACGAGAATTTCGGCAGGCAGAGCGGCGAGGAGGTGGAGCTTCCCTACGCCTACGCCTCCGCCGCCGAGCTGCTGGACCATTGCCGGAAGACCGGCCTGTCCTTCTCCGGCCTGATCCTGCAGAACGAACTGCGCCTGCACAGCCACCAGGAGATCAAGGACTATTTCGCCAACATCTGGCAGACGATGCGCGCCTGCATGGACCGCGGCATGACGACCGAGGGGGTGCTGCCCGGACCGATGCGGGTTCCCCGCCGGGCCGCCATCCTGCGCCGCCAGCTGGCCTCGTCGGAAGCGCTGTCGCGCGACCCGATGAACGTCGTCGACTGGGTCAACATGTTCGCCTTCGCGGTGAACGAGGAGAATGCGGCCGGCGGCCGCGTCGTCACCGCACCGACCAACGGCGCCTGCGGCATCGTTCCCGCCGTGCTCGCCTACTACCACAATTTCATCAAGCCTCTGGACGAGGACGCCTGCGTCCGCTTCTTCCTGGCCTCGGCCGCCATCGGCGCGCTCTACAAGCGGAACGCCTCCATCTCCGGCGCCGAGGTCGGCTGCCAGGGCGAGGTCGGCGTCGCCTGCTCGATGGCCGCCGGCGGCCTCGCCGACCTGATGGGCGGCAGCCCCGAACAGGTGTGCATCGCCGCCGAGATCGCGATGGAGCACAATCTCGGCCTGACCTGCGACCCGGTCGGCGGGCAGGTGCAGATCCCCTGCATCGAACGCAACGCCATGGGCGCCATGAAGGCGATCAACGCGACGCGCATGGCCCTGCACCGCACCAGCGAGCCGCTGGTCTCGCTCGACAAGGTCATCGAGACGATGTTCGAAACCGGCAAGGACATGGATCCGAAATACCGCGAAACCTCCTGCGGCGGTCTGGCGGTCAAGGTGGTGGCACAGGCCTCCGCGCAGACACAGGACGCCGACGGCGTCAACTGGGCGGCCTGA
- a CDS encoding TerC family protein has product MDSLDLWPQLVALGQVVAIDLVLAGDNAIVVGMAAAAVPMAQRRKVIFWGIAAAIGLRIFFALITAQLLAIIGLTLAGGVLLLWVCWKMFRELRSHGEDEVAPDEAMAAPDISGNAGGAAVGTAAAAAAAGTTVGAAIWQIVVADVSMSLDNVLAVAGAAKDHPTILVIGLILSVVLMGAAANVIAHMLHKHRWIGWVGLLIITYVALDMIWRGSREVLNHTALIL; this is encoded by the coding sequence ATGGACTCCCTCGATCTTTGGCCGCAGCTCGTCGCGCTGGGACAGGTCGTCGCGATCGATCTCGTGCTTGCCGGCGATAACGCCATCGTCGTCGGCATGGCCGCCGCCGCGGTGCCGATGGCCCAGCGCAGGAAGGTCATCTTCTGGGGAATCGCCGCCGCCATCGGGCTGCGGATCTTCTTCGCGCTGATCACCGCACAGCTTCTCGCCATCATCGGCCTGACGCTGGCCGGCGGCGTGCTGCTGCTGTGGGTGTGCTGGAAGATGTTCCGCGAACTGCGCAGCCATGGCGAGGACGAGGTGGCTCCCGACGAGGCGATGGCCGCACCCGACATCTCCGGCAACGCCGGTGGCGCCGCGGTCGGCACCGCCGCTGCGGCAGCAGCCGCAGGCACCACGGTGGGCGCCGCCATCTGGCAGATCGTCGTCGCCGACGTGTCGATGTCGCTCGACAACGTGCTGGCCGTGGCCGGCGCCGCCAAGGACCATCCGACCATCCTGGTCATCGGCCTGATCCTGTCGGTCGTGCTGATGGGCGCGGCGGCGAACGTCATCGCGCACATGCTGCACAAGCACCGCTGGATCGGCTGGGTCGGCCTGCTCATCATCACCTATGTCGCCCTCGACATGATCTGGCGCGGCAGCCGCGAGGTGCTTAACCACACCGCCTTGATCCTGTGA